One stretch of Flavobacterium sp. 9 DNA includes these proteins:
- a CDS encoding ankyrin repeat domain-containing protein — MKKLTIYFAAIFFFISCNNRENIVKKENLLGYDYRLFQNTSAWELAKAVDDEDTIKIREILNNKKVDIDFREPKFGNTLLMLSIKNSQFQITKLLLILGANPNVENTYRGGTAVIFAANNNDPKYLELILKYKGNPNSIETAPVREDDQVRQTALLAAINLLDPNSLEKVKLLVESGANINYHNLGHTESPLSDAITARKMDVILYLLQKGADYNLMMYEMVDGHKVYILEALRKCIIDLESEQYKSKLEVIQFLKEKGLDYSKEPIPDYIGESIKKKYPKDWEDYIKKY; from the coding sequence ATGAAAAAACTAACTATATATTTTGCAGCAATATTTTTTTTTATTAGTTGTAATAACAGAGAAAACATCGTTAAAAAAGAAAACTTATTAGGATATGATTATCGATTGTTTCAAAATACTTCTGCTTGGGAATTAGCGAAAGCGGTGGATGATGAGGATACTATTAAAATCAGAGAAATTCTTAATAATAAGAAGGTCGATATTGATTTTAGAGAGCCTAAATTTGGAAATACATTATTGATGTTATCTATAAAAAATAGCCAATTTCAAATTACAAAATTATTATTAATATTAGGAGCTAATCCAAATGTCGAGAATACTTATCGAGGAGGTACAGCTGTTATATTTGCAGCTAATAATAATGATCCAAAATATTTGGAGCTAATTTTAAAATATAAAGGAAATCCAAACTCAATAGAAACAGCTCCTGTTAGAGAAGATGATCAAGTCAGGCAAACAGCTTTGTTGGCTGCAATTAATCTTTTAGATCCTAACAGTTTGGAAAAAGTTAAACTTCTGGTCGAATCAGGTGCAAATATAAATTACCATAATCTAGGGCATACAGAATCACCTCTTTCAGATGCAATTACAGCTAGAAAAATGGATGTTATTTTATATCTCTTACAAAAAGGTGCGGATTATAATTTGATGATGTATGAAATGGTAGATGGACATAAAGTTTATATTTTAGAAGCATTACGAAAATGTATAATTGACTTAGAATCTGAACAGTATAAAAGCAAACTCGAAGTAATTCAATTTCTGAAAGAAAAGGGATTAGACTATAGCAAAGAACCTATTCCTGATTACATAGGAGAGAGTATTAAAAAGAAATATCCAAAAGATTGGGAAGATTATATTAAAAAGTACTAA
- a CDS encoding DUF6443 domain-containing protein: MIKNISQYTVVLLFFITIALHAQTPAVISKPEKPATSYTVTAATGSVTLIASETITFGPGTFIQAGSTFTARISSVAQDIAIPVNPSISKNDNYIYTRVFQSPMATVKGIKSNRDVQESITYFDGLGRLVQNNAIRQGGDASDIITHIEYDGFGRQGKEYLPFSLPNTGNTYSRVSSQDALNKVLSFYNIDKYGKTLNPFSEKRFEPSPLNRVLEQAAPGNDWAMSNLKKNTIKSEYQTNISSDAVKLYKVTTSWQAAKGLYDIAFSSAGTYGEYELYKNVTYDENSGVNPSESSGSTIEFKNKEGQIVLKRTYNAGLKHDTYYVYDIYGNLTYVIPPKADSTINQTVLDGLCYQYKYDNKKRLVEKRLPGKQWEFIVYDKLGRPVATGPALSPFTADKTAGWLITKYDVFGRPIYTGWNSQSVNTVTRNTLQTAQNSATILFETKKATTIDGIATNYNNSIAPTSFKLLTVNYYDDYTFPAAQAMPVKIIGQKTLTNTKGLATGNWTRTLTTTSAITGETATIFYDSKGRVISNYIKNYLGGISHTDSEIDFTGKTLSNMTEHQQVSGGAKITVKEKFTYTAQNRLLTHTHQIGTEKEQLLADNTYDALGQLVGKNVGNITGSPLQKIGYNYNIRGWLTEINKTANLQQGSDPKDLFAFKINYNTTEGNSAVTKALYNGNIAETFWTSNSDGGILHGYGYQYDLLNRLKNATYQTPKLTDNKNYFGENMDYDKNGNIMKLQRKFMAGTISNPYEDNMDNLGYFYPNNSNQLMKVTDTTNNPQGFKDDSNGYNDTEDDYAYDDNGNLTKDQNKSITEIIYNHLNLPKKITFVTTGNIEYIYNASGQKLEKIVTEKGVVTNTKYLNGFQYKNNVLQFFPTTEGYVKNTSTNPATNVFQYVFNYTDHLGNVRVSYTKNPTTSKVEILEENNYYPFGFKHQGYNIDNLQDNYLVKYNSKEFQKELDLNVYDYGARNYDPAIGRWMNIDPKGELLEMSSPYVYAFNCPVIYLDKDGELPIFINGKTSSDSERGSQSYWTAEIIATVVGSGIANPGGQIHYVDGDRWYSSYTHKIENSSWKTGGVNFPDLRKKAGYEAMTKSEFKSILSKLERNSQGKIIEKIQIYTHSRGAAFGVGYTEHLLELIKQNANEFADANNEVDFVFNIAPHQSNDISAPEGVDSYSIDRTKDPLSGNDIKGIRGAFKTDEGGYKKAHSITTFGKDLKAFTSSFLKGGTSASIISNFVKTMKDKYNINVTVQE; the protein is encoded by the coding sequence ATGATAAAAAATATCTCCCAATATACAGTCGTTTTATTGTTTTTTATAACGATTGCACTACATGCCCAGACACCCGCAGTCATATCAAAACCAGAAAAACCTGCCACCAGTTATACGGTAACAGCGGCTACAGGTTCTGTTACATTAATTGCAAGCGAGACTATCACTTTTGGACCTGGCACATTTATACAAGCCGGAAGTACTTTTACAGCCAGGATAAGTTCAGTCGCTCAGGATATTGCTATTCCTGTTAATCCGTCTATTTCTAAAAATGATAATTACATATACACACGTGTTTTTCAATCTCCAATGGCGACCGTTAAAGGAATTAAAAGCAATAGAGATGTACAGGAAAGTATCACTTATTTTGACGGATTAGGCAGACTTGTGCAAAATAATGCAATCCGTCAAGGCGGAGACGCTTCAGATATTATAACACATATTGAATATGATGGATTTGGCAGACAAGGAAAAGAATATTTGCCTTTTTCTCTTCCTAATACGGGTAATACTTATTCAAGAGTGAGTTCACAAGATGCTCTAAATAAGGTTTTAAGCTTCTATAATATCGATAAATATGGCAAAACTCTAAATCCATTTTCTGAAAAAAGATTTGAACCGTCCCCACTTAATCGAGTATTAGAACAGGCGGCACCAGGAAATGATTGGGCGATGAGTAATCTTAAAAAAAACACTATAAAATCAGAGTACCAGACCAATATTTCTAGCGATGCAGTAAAATTATACAAAGTAACTACAAGTTGGCAAGCAGCTAAAGGATTGTATGATATTGCTTTTTCAAGCGCAGGGACTTATGGGGAATATGAGTTATACAAAAATGTAACTTACGATGAGAACTCTGGAGTAAATCCGAGTGAATCTTCAGGCTCAACAATAGAATTTAAAAATAAAGAAGGGCAGATCGTTTTAAAGAGAACCTACAACGCAGGACTTAAACATGATACCTATTATGTTTATGATATATATGGAAATCTGACTTATGTAATTCCTCCAAAAGCAGATAGCACCATAAATCAGACAGTTTTAGACGGTTTGTGTTATCAATATAAATATGACAACAAAAAGCGTTTAGTCGAAAAGAGATTACCCGGCAAACAATGGGAATTTATTGTTTATGACAAATTAGGCAGACCAGTAGCTACAGGTCCTGCACTTTCGCCCTTTACAGCAGATAAAACAGCAGGCTGGCTTATTACCAAATACGATGTTTTTGGCCGACCTATTTATACCGGTTGGAATAGTCAGAGTGTTAACACAGTTACCAGGAATACATTACAGACAGCTCAAAATTCGGCAACCATTTTGTTCGAGACTAAAAAAGCAACTACGATCGATGGTATTGCTACTAATTATAACAATAGTATAGCGCCAACTAGTTTTAAACTTTTGACAGTGAATTATTATGATGATTATACTTTTCCCGCAGCTCAGGCAATGCCAGTTAAAATTATAGGACAAAAAACGTTAACAAATACTAAAGGTCTTGCTACAGGAAACTGGACGAGAACCCTTACAACGACGTCGGCGATAACAGGCGAAACAGCAACTATTTTTTATGACAGTAAAGGAAGAGTGATAAGCAATTATATAAAAAATTATTTAGGAGGGATCAGTCATACAGATAGCGAAATTGATTTTACCGGAAAGACACTTAGCAATATGACTGAACATCAACAGGTAAGTGGAGGAGCAAAAATTACTGTAAAAGAAAAATTCACCTATACGGCGCAAAATCGCTTACTGACTCATACACACCAAATTGGTACGGAAAAAGAACAACTTCTTGCAGATAATACTTATGACGCATTAGGACAGCTTGTTGGTAAAAATGTAGGTAACATTACAGGAAGCCCTTTACAGAAAATAGGATACAACTATAATATACGAGGCTGGCTTACGGAGATTAATAAAACCGCTAATTTACAACAAGGTTCAGACCCGAAAGATTTATTTGCATTCAAAATAAACTACAATACAACTGAAGGGAATTCAGCTGTTACCAAGGCACTTTACAACGGTAATATAGCTGAAACTTTTTGGACATCAAATTCTGATGGAGGAATCTTGCATGGTTATGGTTATCAATACGACCTTTTAAATCGTTTGAAAAATGCCACCTATCAAACACCAAAACTTACTGATAATAAAAACTATTTTGGAGAGAATATGGACTATGATAAAAACGGAAATATTATGAAATTGCAACGCAAGTTTATGGCTGGAACAATAAGTAATCCTTATGAAGATAATATGGACAATCTGGGATATTTTTATCCTAATAATTCTAACCAGCTTATGAAAGTAACAGATACGACAAACAACCCGCAAGGGTTCAAAGACGACAGTAATGGTTATAATGATACCGAAGATGATTATGCCTATGATGACAACGGAAATCTAACCAAAGATCAAAACAAAAGCATCACTGAAATAATCTACAACCATCTCAATTTACCTAAGAAAATTACGTTTGTCACAACTGGTAATATTGAGTATATTTATAATGCATCAGGGCAGAAACTCGAGAAAATTGTAACGGAAAAAGGAGTTGTCACTAATACGAAATACTTAAATGGCTTTCAGTATAAAAACAATGTTTTGCAGTTTTTTCCAACAACAGAAGGATATGTAAAAAACACAAGTACCAATCCGGCAACAAATGTTTTTCAATATGTATTTAATTATACAGATCATTTAGGAAACGTTCGTGTAAGTTATACTAAAAATCCAACAACAAGTAAAGTTGAGATTCTGGAGGAGAATAATTATTATCCTTTTGGTTTTAAACATCAAGGTTATAATATAGATAATTTACAGGACAATTATTTGGTGAAATATAATTCGAAAGAATTTCAAAAGGAGCTAGATTTAAATGTGTACGATTATGGAGCAAGAAATTATGACCCAGCAATTGGTAGATGGATGAATATTGATCCCAAAGGGGAATTGTTAGAAATGTCATCTCCTTATGTTTATGCATTTAATTGTCCTGTAATTTATTTAGATAAAGATGGAGAGCTACCAATATTTATTAATGGAAAAACTAGCTCAGATAGTGAAAGAGGAAGTCAAAGTTATTGGACTGCAGAAATTATTGCAACAGTTGTTGGCTCAGGTATTGCAAATCCAGGAGGGCAGATTCATTATGTGGATGGAGATAGATGGTATTCATCATACACACATAAAATAGAAAACTCATCCTGGAAGACTGGAGGAGTTAACTTTCCAGATCTCAGAAAGAAAGCAGGATATGAAGCAATGACTAAATCTGAATTCAAATCGATTTTATCGAAACTTGAAAGAAATTCGCAAGGAAAAATTATTGAAAAAATACAAATATACACACATAGTAGAGGAGCTGCATTTGGTGTTGGCTATACGGAGCATTTGCTAGAGTTAATTAAACAAAATGCGAATGAATTTGCTGACGCGAATAATGAAGTTGATTTTGTATTTAATATAGCACCTCATCAATCAAATGATATAAGTGCGCCAGAAGGTGTTGATTCATATAGTATTGATAGAACAAAAGATCCTCTATCAGGAAATGATATTAAGGGTATAAGAGGAGCTTTTAAAACAGATGAGGGAGGATATAAAAAAGCACATTCTATTACTACTTTTGGAAAAGATTTGAAGGCTTTTACGTCTTCTTTTTTAAAGGGGGGGACAAGTGCATCAATAATTAGTAATTTCGTTAAGACGATGAAAGATAAATATAATATAAACGTAACAGTTCAAGAATAA
- a CDS encoding Lrp/AsnC ligand binding domain-containing protein produces MALPEIIECYNIAGDYDFMLKILVQDMASYQDFVMNKLSTIENIGNTNSIFVMGKLNTVRHWSFKRLIIYCYELDFGFEKS; encoded by the coding sequence GTGGCACTTCCGGAAATTATAGAATGTTACAACATTGCCGGTGACTATGATTTTATGCTAAAAATACTCGTTCAGGATATGGCTAGTTATCAGGATTTTGTAATGAATAAATTGTCGACTATCGAAAACATTGGAAATACGAACAGTATTTTTGTAATGGGGAAATTAAACACAGTACGGCATTGGAGTTTTAAAAGGCTAATAATTTACTGTTACGAATTGGATTTTGGTTTCGAAAAATCCTAA
- a CDS encoding DUF3078 domain-containing protein has protein sequence MKLLRSTLLLLLLLCTSNNFAQIIQTTLDPNQLPKLPSNWTKKNQLGFDISEIAFVNWSAGGTSSISGLFKGEFNRTYQKGNHKWVNELIVKYGLNKQDGIELRKTDDAILLNSTYGFRKDTISNWYYSAKYNFNTQFTNGYNYPNRDIAISKPFAPAYIFLGAGAENSNKAKNRTFYFSPITLKTTLVLDQDLANQGSFGVRKAIYAPDPNDPNSQILIKDGQKIKAEFGILLTAYTKNEIYKNVFYENRLSLYTDYLNKFGNVDVDYDTRLDLVVNAYVKANIGIHLVYDDDIKTKKDVVDPTTGTTSQVNDGPRTQLRQVLGVGLVYAFQ, from the coding sequence ATGAAATTATTGCGTTCTACCCTTTTGCTTCTATTGCTATTGTGTACTTCAAATAACTTTGCTCAGATTATACAAACGACTTTAGATCCAAATCAATTACCAAAACTTCCATCAAACTGGACTAAGAAAAACCAATTAGGTTTTGATATTTCTGAAATTGCTTTTGTGAATTGGAGTGCGGGGGGAACAAGTTCTATTTCTGGTTTATTTAAAGGTGAATTCAACAGAACATATCAAAAAGGGAATCATAAATGGGTAAATGAACTTATCGTAAAATATGGTTTAAATAAGCAAGACGGAATCGAACTTCGTAAAACGGATGATGCAATTTTGCTGAACTCAACTTACGGCTTTAGAAAAGATACAATCTCAAATTGGTATTACTCTGCTAAATACAACTTCAATACGCAATTTACAAACGGATATAATTATCCAAATAGGGATATTGCAATCTCTAAACCATTTGCACCGGCCTATATCTTTTTAGGAGCCGGGGCTGAGAATTCAAACAAAGCCAAAAACAGGACTTTTTATTTCTCTCCAATAACTTTAAAAACTACATTGGTTCTAGATCAGGATTTGGCTAATCAGGGATCTTTTGGTGTTAGAAAAGCTATTTATGCACCTGATCCTAATGATCCTAATTCGCAAATTTTAATCAAAGACGGTCAAAAAATAAAAGCTGAGTTTGGTATTTTGCTAACAGCGTACACGAAAAACGAGATTTATAAAAACGTTTTTTACGAAAACAGGTTAAGCTTATACACCGATTATCTAAATAAATTTGGGAATGTCGATGTCGATTATGACACTCGCCTTGACCTTGTTGTTAATGCATATGTAAAAGCAAATATTGGTATCCATTTAGTTTATGATGATGATATCAAAACTAAAAAAGATGTTGTTGACCCAACTACAGGAACAACTTCACAAGTTAATGATGGACCAAGAACCCAGTTAAGACAAGTTTTGGGCGTAGGTTTGGTTTATGCTTTTCAGTAA
- a CDS encoding ankyrin repeat domain-containing protein: MKRLTIYLAAIFLFISCNNRENIVRKENLLGNDYRLFQNTPAWELAKAVEDGDTIKIKEIFNNKKVDIDFREPKFGSTLLMLSIINSQYKSVKTLLQMGADPNMPDSYRETSSVIFAADNNDPKFLELILKYKGNPNAIETAPVKERDKARKTALLAPISFLDPNSLEKVKLLVEAGADMNYSNDGNPAYTTLPLGAAFKQDKLDVALYLLQKGANYKKIMYVMVDSHKVYILEALRKCIIDLESKQYKSKLEVIKFLKGKGLDYSNEPIPEYILRDIKKKYPKDWEDYIKKY; this comes from the coding sequence ATGAAAAGACTAACTATATACCTCGCTGCAATATTTTTATTTATTAGCTGTAATAACAGAGAAAACATCGTTAGAAAAGAAAACTTATTGGGGAATGATTATCGATTGTTTCAAAACACTCCCGCTTGGGAATTAGCAAAAGCGGTTGAAGATGGGGATACTATTAAAATAAAAGAAATTTTTAATAATAAGAAGGTAGATATTGATTTTAGAGAGCCAAAATTTGGTAGTACATTATTAATGTTATCTATAATTAATAGTCAATATAAAAGTGTTAAAACATTACTACAAATGGGGGCAGATCCTAATATGCCAGATTCATACAGGGAAACCTCTTCGGTAATTTTTGCAGCTGATAATAATGATCCAAAATTTTTGGAGTTAATTTTAAAATATAAAGGAAATCCAAACGCAATAGAAACCGCTCCAGTTAAAGAAAGAGATAAGGCTAGGAAAACAGCTTTGTTGGCGCCGATTAGTTTTTTAGATCCTAACAGTTTGGAGAAAGTTAAGCTTTTAGTTGAGGCTGGAGCAGATATGAATTACTCTAATGATGGTAATCCAGCATATACAACTTTGCCTCTTGGAGCAGCATTTAAACAAGACAAATTAGATGTTGCATTATATCTTTTACAAAAAGGTGCCAATTATAAAAAGATCATGTACGTAATGGTTGATAGTCACAAAGTATACATTTTAGAAGCATTACGAAAATGTATAATTGATTTGGAATCTAAACAGTATAAAAGCAAACTCGAAGTAATTAAATTTTTGAAAGGAAAAGGATTAGATTATAGTAATGAACCTATTCCTGAATATATTTTAAGAGATATTAAAAAGAAGTATCCCAAAGATTGGGAAGATTATATTAAAAAGTACTAA
- a CDS encoding 1-deoxy-D-xylulose-5-phosphate synthase, with the protein MKSNLLSDIFNPADLRLLTEAQLPQVAQELRQFIIDIVSVKEGHLGASLGVIELTIALHYVFNTPKDLLVWDVGHQAYGHKILTERREIFHTNRQIEGVSGFPKRSESVYDTFGVGHSSTSISAALGMAIASNLKGDFDKQHIAVIGDASIASGMAFEGLNHAGVTDANLLVILNDNAIGIDPSVGALKKYLTAVKEGKNPKKNNMIKSLNFDYSGPIDGHDIPTLIKELNRLKNIKGPKFLHIVTTKGKGLQQAEENQVKYHAPGKFDASTGEIILKSEENLPPKFQDVFGLTILDLARKNKKIVGITPAMPSGSSLKFMMDEIPERAFDVGIAEQHAVTLAAGMATQGMIVYCNIYSTFLQRAYDQVIHDVALQNLPVIFCLDRAGLVGEDGATHHGVFDIAYLRTIPNMIIYAPINEIALQNILYTAQLGLNHPIAIRYPRGRGVLPNWEVENFGQYEKIIIGQASILKPGTKTAILSTGTIGNNVTLAINELTNSETIAHYDFPFIKPLDTNSLNTILSSFERIITIEDGVINGGFGSAILEFAAANNYKNRIEILGIPDVFIEHGTVNQLQQLCNIDVKSLVNLFSNATK; encoded by the coding sequence ATGAAAAGCAACTTACTTTCTGACATATTCAATCCCGCCGATTTACGTTTATTAACCGAAGCGCAACTTCCGCAAGTTGCTCAGGAATTGCGTCAATTTATTATTGATATCGTTTCTGTAAAAGAAGGTCATTTAGGCGCGAGTTTAGGCGTTATTGAATTGACGATTGCTTTGCATTATGTCTTTAATACGCCCAAAGATTTATTGGTTTGGGATGTTGGACATCAGGCTTACGGACACAAAATTTTGACCGAAAGAAGAGAAATTTTTCATACTAACAGACAAATCGAAGGTGTTTCCGGTTTCCCAAAAAGAAGCGAAAGTGTTTATGATACTTTTGGTGTTGGACATTCTTCCACTTCCATTTCTGCTGCTTTGGGAATGGCGATTGCTTCTAACTTAAAAGGCGATTTCGACAAACAACATATTGCAGTTATTGGCGATGCTTCTATTGCGTCCGGAATGGCTTTTGAAGGCTTGAATCATGCTGGTGTAACCGATGCCAACTTACTGGTTATTCTCAATGACAATGCAATAGGGATTGATCCTAGTGTGGGCGCGCTCAAAAAATATCTTACTGCTGTAAAAGAAGGAAAAAATCCGAAGAAGAATAACATGATTAAGTCTTTGAATTTTGATTATTCGGGACCAATAGACGGACATGATATTCCTACATTAATCAAAGAATTAAACCGATTAAAAAATATAAAAGGCCCTAAATTCCTTCATATTGTTACCACAAAAGGAAAAGGCCTGCAACAAGCTGAAGAAAATCAGGTAAAATACCATGCGCCTGGAAAATTTGACGCTTCAACTGGAGAAATCATTTTAAAATCTGAAGAAAATTTACCTCCGAAATTTCAGGATGTTTTTGGTTTAACCATTTTGGATTTAGCCAGAAAGAACAAAAAAATTGTTGGTATTACACCTGCAATGCCTTCGGGAAGTTCTCTGAAATTTATGATGGATGAAATTCCCGAGCGTGCTTTTGATGTAGGAATTGCAGAACAACATGCCGTAACTCTTGCTGCAGGAATGGCGACGCAAGGTATGATTGTGTATTGCAATATATATTCGACTTTTTTACAGCGCGCTTACGATCAGGTTATTCATGACGTGGCGTTGCAAAACTTACCTGTAATTTTTTGTTTAGACAGAGCCGGTCTAGTTGGCGAAGACGGCGCAACACATCATGGCGTTTTTGATATTGCCTATTTGAGAACTATTCCTAATATGATAATTTATGCACCAATTAATGAAATTGCGTTGCAAAACATTTTATATACGGCACAATTAGGTCTAAATCATCCTATCGCAATTCGATATCCACGTGGTCGAGGCGTTTTACCAAACTGGGAAGTAGAAAATTTCGGACAATATGAAAAAATTATTATAGGACAGGCTAGCATCTTAAAACCCGGAACAAAAACGGCTATTTTATCAACTGGAACTATAGGAAATAATGTAACACTGGCCATCAATGAACTGACCAATTCTGAAACTATCGCACATTATGATTTTCCATTCATTAAACCATTAGATACCAACTCATTAAATACAATTTTATCTTCTTTCGAAAGGATAATTACTATTGAAGATGGTGTAATAAATGGTGGTTTTGGAAGTGCAATTTTGGAGTTTGCAGCAGCTAATAATTATAAAAACCGCATTGAAATTTTGGGTATTCCTGACGTGTTTATTGAGCATGGAACGGTAAATCAATTACAACAATTATGTAACATTGACGTTAAAAGTTTGGTAAATCTTTTTTCAAACGCCACAAAATAA
- a CDS encoding energy transducer TonB, whose amino-acid sequence MTPKDNGRFCLNCSKTVVDFTTMLPDEVKNYFIQNRNNNICGRFKKSQLDIITIQIPSQVLYTQTQYHKRFLLALFIAMGTTLFSCADQDGNKQKIDKIEVVEDHSPKVLNKSNNDSILKKPPTKILFVNAPPIMESSGPTTGYIDHSSYNNLTGIPAPEYIETIPDYPGGFQKFSDFIKNEFQVPKKARRSAGEIEVSFVIDKVGTLNQIKVFDNIGHETGEEIIRVLQESKKWKPGIINGKGISTVIRLKIVLEKDSLNTERRKRKLSKIVSINLVNNNDNRISQTN is encoded by the coding sequence ATGACTCCAAAAGACAATGGTCGTTTTTGTTTAAATTGTTCTAAAACTGTTGTGGATTTCACTACCATGTTACCGGATGAAGTCAAAAATTACTTCATTCAAAATCGGAACAACAATATTTGTGGAAGATTTAAGAAATCTCAGTTAGATATTATTACAATTCAAATTCCTAGTCAGGTTTTATATACACAAACACAGTATCACAAAAGATTTTTACTTGCATTATTTATTGCGATGGGAACAACTTTGTTTAGTTGCGCTGATCAAGATGGAAACAAACAAAAAATTGATAAAATAGAAGTTGTCGAAGATCATTCGCCAAAAGTTCTTAATAAATCTAATAATGACAGTATATTAAAAAAGCCACCAACTAAAATTTTATTTGTTAATGCCCCTCCTATAATGGAATCTTCAGGACCTACTACAGGTTATATAGATCATTCTAGTTATAACAATCTCACTGGCATTCCCGCTCCTGAATACATTGAAACAATCCCCGATTATCCAGGTGGTTTTCAGAAATTTAGCGACTTTATTAAAAATGAATTTCAGGTTCCTAAAAAAGCCAGACGTAGTGCGGGAGAAATTGAAGTTTCTTTTGTAATCGACAAGGTTGGAACTTTAAATCAAATTAAGGTTTTTGATAATATTGGTCATGAAACCGGAGAAGAAATAATTAGGGTTTTACAAGAGTCTAAAAAATGGAAGCCAGGTATAATTAACGGAAAAGGAATTTCAACTGTTATTCGATTGAAAATTGTTTTAGAGAAAGACAGCTTAAATACTGAAAGAAGAAAAAGGAAACTTTCAAAAATAGTTTCAATCAATCTTGTTAACAACAATGATAACCGTATAAGCCAAACAAATTAA
- a CDS encoding deoxyguanosinetriphosphate triphosphohydrolase, protein MNWEQLLSLKRQGDTSKRLRVEQDDTRLGFEVDYDRIIFSAAFRSLQDKTQVIPLSKTDFVHTRLTHSLEVSVVGRSLGRLVGKKIIEKYPHLKEVHGYHLNDFGAIVAAASLAHDIGNPPFGHSGEKAIGEYFSIGKGLKYKDQLKAKQWQDLIDFEGNANGFSVLSASRPGIEGGLRISYATLGAFMKYPKESLPKKPTNNIADKKYGFFQTDKAFFEEVAKDMGMIANKDGDDIGFERHPLAYLVEAADDICYTIIDFEDGINLGLVSEDFALEYLIKLVKDNIGVSKYKLLETKEDRISYLRALAIGALINDAVDVFVENEEAILAGKFPYALTDKSKYKAQMDDIIKLSVDKIYQSREVVEKEIVGYQIIQTLLDKFITAFNNKYEGTASNYDKLILKMLPEKHHLDKTNLYERLLHICHFVSLLTDGNALELFETINGRKSN, encoded by the coding sequence ATGAACTGGGAGCAACTTTTATCACTCAAACGCCAAGGCGATACAAGCAAAAGATTACGTGTAGAACAAGATGATACCCGATTAGGATTTGAGGTTGATTATGACCGAATCATTTTCTCGGCAGCATTTCGGTCTTTGCAGGATAAAACACAGGTAATTCCGCTTTCAAAAACAGATTTTGTGCATACGAGATTGACACATAGTTTAGAAGTTTCGGTTGTTGGGCGTTCTTTGGGACGTTTGGTTGGAAAAAAAATCATTGAAAAATACCCGCATTTAAAAGAAGTTCACGGTTATCATCTGAATGATTTTGGTGCTATTGTAGCGGCAGCTTCTTTGGCGCATGATATAGGAAATCCACCTTTTGGACATTCTGGTGAAAAAGCAATTGGAGAATACTTTTCGATTGGAAAAGGGTTAAAATATAAAGATCAATTAAAGGCCAAACAATGGCAGGATTTGATTGATTTTGAAGGAAATGCAAATGGATTTTCAGTGCTTTCAGCAAGTCGCCCGGGAATCGAAGGAGGACTTAGAATTTCGTACGCAACATTGGGTGCTTTTATGAAATATCCAAAAGAAAGTTTGCCTAAAAAACCAACGAATAATATTGCCGATAAAAAGTATGGTTTCTTCCAGACTGATAAAGCATTTTTTGAGGAAGTTGCCAAAGATATGGGAATGATCGCCAATAAAGATGGTGATGATATTGGTTTTGAAAGACATCCGCTAGCTTATTTGGTAGAAGCGGCAGATGATATTTGTTACACAATTATTGATTTTGAAGACGGAATAAATCTAGGATTAGTCTCGGAAGATTTTGCTTTAGAATATTTAATTAAACTTGTGAAAGACAATATTGGAGTTTCTAAATATAAATTGTTAGAAACTAAAGAAGATAGAATTAGTTATTTGCGTGCTTTGGCGATTGGAGCTTTAATTAATGATGCTGTTGATGTTTTTGTTGAAAATGAAGAAGCAATTCTAGCCGGAAAATTTCCTTATGCCTTAACGGATAAAAGTAAATACAAAGCCCAAATGGATGATATTATCAAATTAAGTGTTGATAAAATCTACCAAAGCCGGGAAGTAGTTGAGAAAGAAATTGTAGGTTATCAAATCATTCAGACTTTGCTGGATAAATTTATAACTGCTTTTAATAATAAATACGAGGGAACTGCATCAAATTATGACAAATTGATTTTGAAAATGTTACCTGAAAAACATCATTTAGACAAAACCAATTTGTACGAAAGATTGCTTCATATTTGCCATTTTGTTTCTCTTTTGACAGATGGAAATGCCTTAGAATTATTCGAAACCATAAACGGAAGAAAAAGCAATTAG